In Alphaproteobacteria bacterium, the genomic window GTTTTAAACCCCAAATAGTCATTCGAAGTAAAATCTATGCCCATGGCTGGTGAAAGGGCGCGAAAACGGCCTTCTTCCTTCAGCCTAGACAGGGTTGCAGAGTAACGGTTCATGTCCTAATAATAGGGAAACATTTTAAAACCATCCAGAACCATTCAATAATCACATGCCAGATTGCACTATTTCGAATTCACCCACCCGTCATGACTGGACGGTTGCCGAAATTCAGGCTTTGCTTGAATTGCCGCTGTTTGAATTATTAGACCATGCGCGCGCGGTTCACCGTGCGCATCAGCCGAATGATGTGCAACTTGCAAGTCTGCTTTCGATTAAAACCGGCGGGTGCCCCGAAGATTGCGGCTATTGCCCGCAAAGTGCGCATCATGCCAAGGAAACCGGTGTTGCCAAAGAACGCCTGATGCAAGTTGATGCCGTATTGGAAAAAGCACGTGCGGCCAAGGCAGCTGGCGCGGCGCGGTTTTGCATGGGCGCGGCATGGCGCGAAGTTAAAGACGGCGCAGAATTCGATGCGGTATGCAAAATGGTCGAAGGCGTGCGCGAATTGGGTATGGAGGCCTGCGTGACCTTGGGCATGCTTAAGCAACATCAGGCTGAAAAACTGAAGGCAGCAGGTCTTACCGCATATAACCATAACCTTGATACATCGCCGGAATTTTACGGCAATGTGATAACGACACGTGATTACGATGACCGTTTGCAAACCTTATCGCATGTGCGTGATGCGGGCATTACGGTATGTTGCGGCGGTATTATCGGCATGGGTGAGACCACGCATGACCGCGCTAGCTTATTGCAGACCCTTTCAAACCTGACGCCGCATCCCGAAAGTGTGCCCATCAACGCATTGGTTGCTGTGAAAGGAACGCCGCTGGAAAAACAAAAGCCTGTTGATCCAATTGATTTGGTACGCATGGTGGCGGCTGCACGTATTACCATGCCAAAGGCGCGTGTGCGGCTATCGGCAGGGCGTTCAACTCTGAGCCGCGAAGCGCAGTTATTGTGTTTGCTCGCGGGTGCAAATTCATTCTTCTACGGCGAAAAACTACTGACCACGCCAAATAACGATACAATTGCTGATCTGGAATTGCTCAAAGTTGCTGGCCTT contains:
- the bioB gene encoding biotin synthase BioB, with translation MPDCTISNSPTRHDWTVAEIQALLELPLFELLDHARAVHRAHQPNDVQLASLLSIKTGGCPEDCGYCPQSAHHAKETGVAKERLMQVDAVLEKARAAKAAGAARFCMGAAWREVKDGAEFDAVCKMVEGVRELGMEACVTLGMLKQHQAEKLKAAGLTAYNHNLDTSPEFYGNVITTRDYDDRLQTLSHVRDAGITVCCGGIIGMGETTHDRASLLQTLSNLTPHPESVPINALVAVKGTPLEKQKPVDPIDLVRMVAAARITMPKARVRLSAGRSTLSREAQLLCLLAGANSFFYGEKLLTTPNNDTIADLELLKVAGLAASA